One Deinococcus radiotolerans genomic window carries:
- a CDS encoding DUF3103 family protein, with amino-acid sequence MPHLTRALAPALLGLTLALASCGQTPGAQPTPEAAQPAAPGAADTQTNAALERFAQDLARQLPNPDLRRAVQEQVALRFDGDQETLFSTLAVRPAGQSTVQGLLTRGGLSVSALNDVTRAVPHLQVAVRGPQWNPDTYTPLVAVAAQGGDEFAPVVAFDAQGRRHVLDGRTPPSQPVVVVGVAERVDDQGNVMIPAATQAGAATLSEPGAGIGAQACDSWERLISLYVRDDHEPWSRGDPEIYVQLGSNSHDGLYLGSLTDVNDENKWYTPNRDLIRWTSATMGNWMMYLWYERDGGSSITLTFGADVKGVNGSVSYTVADGDDQMGHATLAFGDRLQRFALDTGDVRWWRGGCE; translated from the coding sequence ATGCCGCACCTGACCCGCGCGCTCGCCCCCGCCCTGCTCGGCCTCACCCTCGCCCTGGCCTCCTGCGGTCAGACGCCCGGCGCCCAGCCCACCCCCGAGGCCGCCCAGCCCGCCGCGCCGGGCGCCGCCGACACGCAGACGAACGCCGCGCTGGAACGCTTCGCGCAGGACCTCGCCCGGCAACTGCCCAACCCGGACCTGCGCCGCGCCGTGCAGGAACAGGTGGCGTTGCGCTTCGACGGGGATCAGGAAACCCTGTTCAGCACGCTGGCCGTCCGCCCGGCCGGGCAGAGCACCGTGCAGGGCCTCCTGACCCGCGGCGGCCTGAGCGTCAGCGCCCTGAACGACGTGACCCGCGCGGTGCCGCACCTGCAAGTCGCCGTGCGCGGCCCGCAGTGGAACCCCGACACGTACACCCCGCTGGTGGCCGTGGCCGCGCAGGGCGGTGACGAGTTCGCGCCCGTCGTGGCCTTCGACGCGCAGGGCCGCCGTCACGTCCTGGACGGCCGCACCCCACCCAGCCAGCCGGTCGTGGTGGTCGGCGTGGCCGAACGCGTGGACGACCAGGGGAACGTCATGATCCCCGCCGCCACCCAGGCCGGCGCCGCGACCCTGAGTGAACCCGGCGCGGGTATCGGCGCGCAGGCCTGCGACAGCTGGGAGCGCCTGATCTCCCTGTACGTCCGCGACGACCACGAACCCTGGTCGCGTGGCGACCCAGAAATCTACGTGCAGCTCGGCTCGAACTCACATGACGGTCTGTACCTGGGGTCCCTGACGGACGTGAACGACGAGAACAAGTGGTACACGCCCAACCGCGACCTGATCCGCTGGACCAGCGCCACCATGGGCAACTGGATGATGTACCTCTGGTACGAACGCGACGGCGGCAGCAGCATCACCCTGACCTTCGGCGCGGACGTCAAGGGGGTCAACGGCAGCGTGTCCTACACCGTCGCGGACGGCGACGACCAGATGGGCCACGCCACGCTGGCCTTCGGGGACCGCCTGCAACGCTTCGCCCTGGACACTGGCGACGTCCGCTGGTGGCGCGGCGGCTGCGAGTAG
- a CDS encoding sensor histidine kinase has protein sequence MTVYSPLRPPQPVSPAAAPTESAWPDPRGEVQRTLHATSLITWAVLSLHSLLVEPGRDHLPLPDVQWWGAVNLTFLAVLLLTLRGLTRRPRTLALLLTQALLTLTGNALLNGSSVQAGLLITIAAQVALILPLRPTLLWVAAQSGALLWVLLSHWHNQDAWAFTTGYVCFQGLAAMTVRTAMREIRARQALAAVVDELRATRALLADASRQAERLQISRDLHDLMGHHLTALGMHLQVAEHLLPQDAPAGPHVQTARRVTRDLLSDVRDTVRGLRDTAQCDLPAELRALSAATPLHVHLDWPPDLRLPCPIGAQVLLRSVQEILTNAARHAQARQVWLTFRAEDGRLHLHAHDDGPRRPGGPLRFGCGLSGMRERLEGAGGTLHVQASAERGVTLHATLPLRRSA, from the coding sequence ATGACCGTGTACTCCCCGCTGCGCCCACCCCAGCCCGTCTCACCTGCGGCCGCCCCCACTGAATCCGCGTGGCCTGACCCGCGCGGCGAGGTGCAGCGCACCCTGCACGCCACCAGCCTGATCACCTGGGCCGTGCTGTCCCTGCATTCCCTGCTGGTCGAGCCGGGCCGCGACCACCTGCCCCTCCCGGACGTGCAGTGGTGGGGCGCGGTGAACCTCACGTTCCTGGCGGTGCTGCTGCTGACCCTGCGCGGCCTGACCCGCCGCCCCCGCACGCTGGCCCTGCTGCTCACGCAGGCGCTGCTGACCCTGACCGGCAACGCCCTGCTGAACGGCAGCAGCGTGCAGGCCGGACTGCTGATCACCATCGCCGCGCAGGTCGCGCTGATCCTGCCGCTGCGCCCCACGCTGCTGTGGGTGGCCGCGCAGAGCGGCGCGCTGCTGTGGGTGCTGCTCAGCCACTGGCACAACCAGGACGCCTGGGCGTTCACGACCGGGTACGTGTGCTTCCAGGGGCTGGCCGCCATGACCGTCCGCACCGCCATGCGCGAGATCCGCGCCCGGCAGGCCCTGGCGGCCGTGGTGGACGAACTGCGCGCCACCCGCGCCCTGCTGGCCGACGCCAGCCGCCAGGCCGAGCGGCTCCAGATCTCCCGGGACCTGCACGACCTGATGGGCCACCACCTGACCGCGCTGGGCATGCACCTCCAGGTGGCCGAGCACCTGCTGCCCCAGGACGCGCCCGCCGGACCGCACGTGCAGACCGCCCGGCGCGTCACGCGGGACCTGCTGAGCGACGTGCGGGACACCGTGCGTGGCCTGCGTGACACCGCGCAGTGCGACCTGCCCGCCGAACTGCGCGCCCTGAGCGCCGCGACGCCCCTGCACGTGCACCTGGACTGGCCCCCAGACCTGCGCCTGCCCTGCCCCATCGGCGCGCAGGTCCTGCTGCGCAGCGTGCAGGAGATCCTGACGAACGCCGCGCGGCACGCCCAGGCCCGGCAGGTGTGGCTGACCTTCCGCGCCGAGGATGGCCGCCTGCACCTGCACGCCCACGACGACGGCCCCCGCCGCCCCGGCGGCCCGCTGCGCTTCGGTTGCGGCCTGAGCGGCATGCGTGAACGCCTTGAGGGAGCGGGCGGCACCCTGCACGTGCAGGCCAGCGCCGAGCGGGGCGTCACGCTGCACGCCACGCTGCCCCTGCGGAGGAGCGCGTGA
- a CDS encoding response regulator translates to MIRVMLVEDQTLVRQGLRSMLGLCADLLVVAEAEDGLQALRLVPEHRPDVMLLDYRMPHLDGLGVLRGLNALNALPPTLILTTFDDDDLLIQGAQAGARGYLLKDVSLDVLLQAVRTVAGGGRWLQPVTPSRVLSPESAPPEEAISLTCREQEVLRLMAGGYSNREIAGLITTTEGTIKSYVSNILSKLGVRDRTRAVLKALEYRLI, encoded by the coding sequence GTGATTCGCGTGATGCTCGTCGAGGACCAGACCCTGGTCCGTCAGGGGCTGCGCAGCATGCTGGGCCTGTGCGCGGACCTGCTCGTGGTCGCGGAGGCAGAAGACGGCCTCCAGGCCCTGCGGCTGGTGCCGGAGCACCGGCCGGACGTCATGCTGCTCGACTACCGCATGCCGCACCTGGACGGTCTGGGCGTCCTGCGGGGCCTGAATGCGCTGAACGCCCTGCCGCCCACGCTGATCCTCACGACCTTTGATGACGACGACCTGCTCATCCAGGGCGCTCAGGCGGGCGCGCGCGGCTACCTGCTCAAGGACGTCTCGCTGGACGTGCTGCTTCAGGCGGTGCGGACCGTGGCCGGGGGTGGCCGCTGGCTTCAGCCGGTCACGCCCTCCCGCGTCCTGAGCCCTGAATCCGCCCCGCCCGAGGAGGCCATCAGCCTCACCTGCCGCGAGCAGGAGGTGCTGCGTCTCATGGCCGGCGGGTACAGCAACCGCGAGATCGCCGGGCTGATCACCACCACCGAGGGCACCATCAAGAGTTACGTGTCGAACATCCTGTCCAAACTGGGCGTCCGGGACCGCACGCGCGCCGTCCTGAAAGCCCTGGAATACCGACTGATCTGA
- a CDS encoding four-helix bundle copper-binding protein, with protein sequence MTEAMIQECIDACLACVQACETCATACLSEPDIDMMRGCIRLDRDCADVCALTARLLMRGSDLHAQACALCAAACEACAAECGQHHHDHCQRCAEACRRCAQVCREMAA encoded by the coding sequence ATGACGGAAGCCATGATCCAGGAGTGCATCGACGCGTGTCTGGCCTGCGTGCAGGCCTGTGAGACCTGCGCGACGGCGTGCCTGTCCGAGCCGGACATCGACATGATGCGTGGTTGCATCCGCCTGGACCGGGACTGCGCGGACGTGTGCGCCCTGACGGCGCGCCTGCTGATGCGGGGCAGTGACCTGCACGCGCAGGCCTGCGCCCTGTGTGCCGCGGCGTGTGAAGCCTGCGCCGCCGAGTGCGGGCAGCACCACCATGACCACTGCCAGCGCTGCGCCGAAGCCTGCCGCCGCTGCGCGCAGGTGTGCCGGGAGATGGCCGCCTGA
- the ilvA gene encoding threonine ammonia-lyase, biosynthetic, translating into MDVLRLALTSKVYGAAVETPVSETPRLSARVGNRVLLKREDQQPIFSFKLRGAYNKMAQLTAEERARGVICASAGNHAQGVAFAAERLGVRAVIVMPATTPEIKVGACRARGAEVVLFGDSFSDAEAHAFALQRELGLTFVHPYDDPLVLAGQGTVALEVLRQVETPGPLTVFVPVGGGGLIAGVAGVLKALRPDIRVVGVEPEDSDAMFQSVQAGERVRLESVGIFVDGVAVKQVGAFTFDLTRRYVDDWVRVNTDEVCAAIKDVFDDTRAVMEPAGALAVAGLKRFVQERGVQGETLVALTCGANVNFDRLRHVAERAEIGERREAIFAVTIPERPGAFREFIEVVGARAITEFNYRFAPRAQAQIFVGVQLAAPGQRAELRDELMSRGYAVLDLTDDELAKVHVRHMVGGRAPEATDERVYSFTFPERPGALLEFLTHLHGRWNISLFHYRNHGSAHGRVLAGVQVPPADAPEFAAFLAGVGYPAVEVTANPAYRLFLT; encoded by the coding sequence ATGGATGTGCTGCGGTTGGCGTTGACGAGCAAGGTGTATGGGGCGGCGGTGGAGACGCCGGTGAGTGAGACGCCGCGTCTGAGTGCGCGGGTGGGGAACCGGGTGCTGCTCAAGCGGGAGGATCAGCAGCCGATCTTTTCGTTCAAGTTGCGTGGGGCGTACAACAAGATGGCGCAGCTGACCGCGGAGGAGCGGGCGCGGGGGGTGATCTGCGCGTCGGCGGGGAATCACGCGCAGGGGGTGGCGTTCGCGGCGGAGCGGTTGGGTGTGCGGGCGGTGATTGTGATGCCGGCGACGACGCCGGAGATCAAGGTGGGGGCGTGCCGGGCACGGGGGGCGGAGGTGGTGCTGTTCGGGGACAGCTTCAGTGACGCGGAGGCTCATGCGTTCGCGTTGCAGCGCGAGCTGGGCCTGACGTTTGTGCATCCGTACGATGATCCGCTGGTGCTGGCTGGGCAGGGGACGGTGGCGCTGGAGGTGCTGCGGCAGGTGGAGACCCCGGGTCCGCTGACGGTGTTCGTGCCGGTGGGGGGCGGGGGCCTGATCGCGGGCGTGGCGGGGGTCCTGAAGGCGCTGCGGCCGGACATCCGGGTGGTGGGGGTGGAGCCGGAGGACAGTGACGCGATGTTCCAGTCGGTGCAGGCCGGGGAGCGGGTGCGGCTGGAGTCGGTGGGCATCTTCGTGGATGGCGTGGCGGTGAAGCAGGTGGGGGCGTTCACGTTCGACCTGACGCGCCGGTACGTGGATGACTGGGTGCGGGTGAATACGGATGAGGTGTGCGCGGCGATCAAGGATGTGTTCGACGACACGCGCGCGGTGATGGAGCCGGCGGGGGCGCTGGCGGTGGCGGGCCTGAAGCGGTTCGTGCAGGAGCGGGGCGTGCAGGGCGAGACGCTGGTGGCCCTGACGTGCGGCGCGAACGTGAACTTTGACCGGCTCAGGCACGTGGCGGAGCGGGCGGAGATCGGGGAGCGGCGCGAGGCGATCTTCGCGGTGACGATCCCGGAGCGGCCCGGGGCGTTCCGGGAGTTCATCGAGGTGGTGGGGGCGCGAGCGATCACGGAGTTCAACTACCGCTTCGCGCCGCGCGCGCAGGCGCAGATTTTCGTGGGAGTGCAGCTGGCGGCCCCCGGGCAGCGGGCCGAGCTGCGCGACGAGCTGATGTCGCGGGGGTACGCGGTGCTGGACCTGACGGACGACGAGCTGGCGAAGGTGCATGTGCGGCACATGGTGGGGGGGCGCGCGCCGGAGGCGACGGACGAGCGGGTGTACTCGTTCACGTTCCCGGAGCGGCCGGGGGCGCTGCTGGAGTTCCTGACGCACCTGCATGGCCGGTGGAACATCAGCCTGTTCCATTACCGCAATCATGGGTCGGCGCACGGCCGGGTGCTGGCGGGGGTGCAGGTGCCGCCCGCGGACGCGCCGGAGTTCGCGGCGTTCCTGGCGGGGGTGGGGTACCCGGCGGTGGAGGTGACGGCGAATCCGGCGTACCGGTTGTTCCTGACCTGA